From one Shewanella sp. GD04112 genomic stretch:
- a CDS encoding PilZ domain-containing protein produces MSLDNHNALIEQLKPLLMEPNFQEIFQQLTADENNSTRFLLKMELNRLASPCTRIIDLRDKSELPCTEVMLGQQRHFLDEPAKHSLQAAMSLYRNKYTLGVYEYVIAAHQQRRQKLRQVTQQTDSVEPEPFMVPGVVLGSYFNRAEERMNYSIRIAVSQPGRTEMPGITVDLSVGGARIRLAANHPFDLDKPLKVKLLELSEEYYYPDLQLGVDYQIVDSQTNGEFVWLRLRRIGGTDALGEMLGNLIRGYKLRYKLDVNDVLVTASGLGFERHYLPHLPHLPLFLNQQSQSITHMLLSRDNQQIVHYFQDENDISQLPAMLTPARLSALVNHPENPDYGLFFSFTYNAQGSLYFYSATLAELKAKGMTSLFLGFASTKPSWRIFKLIPDKIYHAKGYRRATLPGDDAKYSPLVEQQLSQFSHMLQLIDLTNEDERASYKAWQDDSNANALKAFGQQRLTAHQIKPVSMQFSERRQEARFAFKTLVNVSQGALKATGITLDISGRGMQLTLDNPTEFATNKPIMISLPKLQTIAGKTQLDNLPYRLVRTRKNGVTLHLAAVMGHTPHVGVEFLNKLIAHNREKLEQLTENNSEITELADGLKNILLRELHSVPYFVEKTTKSAQVACLGVSTEHDEISDIFAAGSSDTLQYNLAPLLKDGFFKRDILDPIRQMKPQQDMDFIEVFIQLTRQSRGQFHLKCVPATELGDAQAKIAFINQSKLAGRFMALRIYRGATEKPDMGYLRRELEYINIHANHRAKQLEEQLWRIIGVGELLDITQEVELRYPTLQK; encoded by the coding sequence ATGAGTTTAGATAACCATAATGCACTCATAGAACAGCTCAAGCCGCTACTCATGGAACCGAATTTCCAAGAGATTTTTCAGCAGCTGACTGCCGATGAAAACAATTCGACCCGTTTTCTGTTGAAAATGGAGTTGAATCGTTTGGCTTCGCCCTGCACCCGGATTATCGATCTTAGGGACAAGTCTGAGTTGCCCTGCACCGAAGTCATGCTCGGCCAACAGCGCCATTTTCTCGATGAGCCCGCCAAGCATAGTCTGCAAGCGGCCATGTCTCTATACCGCAATAAGTACACCTTAGGGGTGTATGAATATGTCATCGCCGCCCATCAACAGCGGCGACAAAAACTACGTCAGGTAACACAACAAACCGATAGCGTCGAGCCCGAGCCTTTTATGGTGCCCGGCGTGGTGCTCGGCAGTTATTTTAACCGCGCCGAAGAGCGGATGAATTACAGTATCCGCATTGCAGTGTCGCAACCCGGACGGACTGAAATGCCGGGGATCACCGTCGATTTATCGGTCGGCGGTGCGCGCATTCGCTTAGCGGCGAATCATCCCTTCGATCTCGACAAGCCGCTCAAGGTCAAACTGCTCGAGCTGAGTGAAGAATATTACTATCCCGATTTACAACTCGGGGTCGATTATCAGATTGTCGATAGCCAAACCAATGGTGAATTCGTTTGGTTACGCTTGCGCCGGATTGGTGGTACCGATGCTTTAGGTGAAATGCTGGGCAACTTAATCCGTGGTTATAAACTTCGTTATAAGCTGGATGTGAATGATGTCTTAGTGACGGCCTCGGGGTTAGGGTTCGAGCGTCATTACCTACCGCACCTGCCACATCTGCCTTTGTTTCTCAATCAGCAGTCCCAATCCATCACCCATATGCTGCTGAGCCGCGACAATCAGCAGATAGTGCATTATTTTCAGGATGAGAATGATATCAGCCAGTTGCCCGCCATGCTGACGCCAGCTAGGCTCTCTGCGCTGGTCAATCATCCTGAAAACCCCGATTACGGATTATTTTTTAGCTTTACCTACAACGCTCAAGGCTCACTGTATTTTTACTCGGCCACCTTAGCCGAATTAAAAGCCAAGGGCATGACGTCTTTATTCCTCGGTTTTGCTTCAACGAAACCGAGCTGGCGGATTTTCAAACTCATCCCAGATAAGATTTACCATGCTAAAGGTTATCGCCGTGCGACCTTGCCGGGGGATGATGCCAAGTACAGCCCGCTGGTGGAGCAGCAATTGTCCCAGTTCAGCCATATGCTGCAACTTATAGACCTCACCAATGAGGATGAAAGGGCCAGCTACAAAGCCTGGCAGGACGATAGCAATGCCAATGCGCTCAAAGCCTTTGGCCAACAGCGCCTAACGGCACACCAAATCAAGCCAGTTTCGATGCAATTTAGTGAGCGTCGACAGGAGGCTCGTTTTGCCTTCAAAACCTTAGTCAATGTGTCACAGGGAGCCCTAAAAGCGACGGGGATAACCTTAGATATTTCAGGCCGAGGTATGCAGCTGACGCTGGATAATCCGACTGAGTTTGCCACCAACAAGCCAATAATGATCAGTTTGCCTAAGTTGCAGACCATTGCCGGTAAGACTCAGCTGGATAATTTACCCTACCGTCTAGTGCGTACCCGTAAAAATGGCGTGACGCTCCATTTAGCTGCGGTCATGGGTCACACGCCCCACGTTGGGGTGGAGTTTTTAAATAAACTGATCGCCCATAACCGTGAAAAACTCGAACAGCTGACCGAGAACAATAGCGAGATAACAGAGCTCGCCGATGGTTTAAAAAACATTCTGCTACGCGAGCTGCACTCGGTCCCCTACTTTGTTGAAAAAACAACAAAATCGGCACAGGTCGCCTGTTTAGGGGTCAGCACTGAGCATGATGAAATCAGCGATATTTTTGCCGCAGGTTCCTCGGATACCCTGCAATATAATCTCGCGCCGCTACTAAAAGATGGATTCTTTAAACGGGACATTCTCGATCCTATCCGCCAAATGAAGCCGCAGCAGGATATGGATTTTATTGAGGTATTTATCCAATTGACCCGCCAGTCCCGCGGTCAATTCCATTTAAAATGTGTTCCCGCCACCGAGCTTGGAGATGCGCAGGCCAAAATCGCCTTTATCAACCAAAGTAAACTGGCGGGACGCTTTATGGCGCTGCGGATTTACCGTGGTGCAACCGAGAAACCGGATATGGGTTACCTGCGCCGCGAATTGGAATACATCAACATCCACGCAAACCACAGGGCGAAACAACTCGAGGAACAACTCTGGCGGATTATCGGTGTAGGGGAACTACTCGATATCACCCAAGAGGTGGAGCTGCGCTACCCTACTCTGCAAAAATAA
- the radA gene encoding DNA repair protein RadA — translation MAKNKTAYVCNECGQDFPRWQGQCSACQEWNTITEVRLGAASPGRGTKFAGYAGAGSSEVKTLDQIDLNALPRIVSHFGELDRVLGGGIVPGSAILIGGHPGAGKSTLLLQTLCYLAEQMPALYVTGEESLQQVAMRAHRLGLPTNKLRMLSETSVEQICEVALQESPKVIVVDSIQVMHMSDVASSPGSVSQVRESASYLTRFAKQNGIAVIMVGHVTKDGSLAGPKVLEHCIDCSVMFEGDSDSRYRTLRSHKNRFGAINELGVFAMTERGLKEVANPSAIFLSRGEEESSGSLVMVVWEGTRPLLVELQVLVDNSAMSNPRRVAVGMDANRLAMLLAVMHRHGGLQMSDQDVFVNVVGGVKVTETSADLTLLLAMVSSFRGDILPSDLVVFGEVGLSGEIRPVPNGQERLVEAAKHGFKRAIVPRANVPKKPPAGMEVVGVAKLSEALEAI, via the coding sequence ATGGCAAAGAATAAAACCGCGTACGTGTGCAATGAGTGTGGACAGGATTTTCCTCGCTGGCAAGGGCAGTGCAGTGCTTGTCAGGAGTGGAATACGATAACCGAAGTGCGCTTAGGCGCCGCCTCGCCCGGACGGGGAACTAAGTTTGCGGGTTATGCCGGTGCCGGTAGTAGCGAAGTCAAAACCTTAGACCAAATTGACCTCAATGCGTTACCACGGATTGTGAGCCATTTTGGCGAGCTCGACCGCGTGCTCGGGGGCGGTATAGTGCCAGGCTCTGCGATTCTGATTGGCGGTCATCCTGGTGCCGGTAAGAGTACGCTGTTACTCCAAACCCTTTGCTATTTAGCCGAGCAAATGCCTGCGCTCTATGTGACGGGGGAAGAGTCTCTGCAGCAAGTCGCTATGCGCGCCCATCGCTTAGGGTTGCCGACCAATAAACTGCGGATGTTATCCGAGACCAGCGTGGAGCAGATCTGCGAAGTCGCCCTGCAAGAATCGCCAAAAGTCATCGTCGTCGACTCTATTCAAGTCATGCACATGAGCGATGTGGCATCGAGCCCTGGCAGTGTGTCGCAGGTGCGTGAATCGGCCTCCTATTTAACTCGCTTTGCCAAGCAAAACGGCATTGCCGTGATTATGGTCGGCCATGTGACCAAAGACGGCAGCCTCGCAGGGCCTAAAGTGCTCGAGCACTGTATCGATTGTTCTGTGATGTTTGAAGGGGATAGCGACAGCCGTTATCGCACCTTGCGCTCCCACAAGAACCGGTTCGGGGCGATTAACGAGTTAGGCGTCTTCGCCATGACCGAGCGTGGTTTGAAGGAAGTGGCTAACCCTTCGGCGATTTTCCTTTCCCGCGGCGAGGAAGAGTCCTCTGGCTCCTTAGTGATGGTGGTGTGGGAAGGTACGCGTCCGCTGCTGGTAGAACTTCAGGTGCTGGTGGACAATTCGGCGATGTCGAACCCACGCCGCGTTGCTGTGGGCATGGATGCAAACCGTTTAGCCATGTTACTGGCAGTGATGCATCGCCATGGTGGGTTACAAATGTCGGATCAGGACGTGTTTGTCAACGTCGTTGGTGGGGTTAAAGTGACGGAAACCAGTGCCGACTTAACCTTGCTGCTGGCCATGGTGTCGAGTTTCCGTGGTGATATTTTACCGAGCGATTTAGTGGTATTTGGTGAAGTGGGGTTATCCGGGGAAATTCGCCCCGTGCCCAATGGTCAAGAACGCCTCGTTGAAGCCGCCAAACATGGTTTTAAGCGGGCGATTGTGCCCCGTGCCAATGTGCCGAAAAAGCCGCCTGCGGGCATGGAAGTGGTGGGCGTGGCAAAATTATCCGAAGCCCTCGAAGCGATATAA
- a CDS encoding PilZ domain-containing protein → MDERRKFSRILFAASASVHQGDKQWQTTILDLSLNGALVDEPAGFSHSSEPITLSFTLPGSDIELQMETELVHQRNQQLGLKCNFIDVDSISHLKRIVELNLGDASILNRELALFIEKHNSAD, encoded by the coding sequence ATTGATGAAAGACGAAAGTTCTCGCGGATCCTCTTTGCCGCTAGCGCATCGGTACACCAAGGCGATAAACAGTGGCAAACCACCATACTCGACCTCAGCCTAAATGGCGCACTGGTGGACGAACCTGCCGGATTTAGCCATTCAAGTGAGCCTATCACCCTCAGTTTTACCTTGCCGGGCTCGGATATTGAGCTGCAAATGGAAACCGAGTTAGTGCATCAACGCAACCAGCAACTGGGCCTGAAATGTAACTTTATCGATGTTGACAGCATCAGCCACCTCAAACGCATCGTTGAGCTGAACCTAGGCGATGCGTCGATACTGAATCGTGAATTAGCGCTATTTATCGAAAAACACAACAGCGCCGATTAA
- the torR gene encoding two-component system response regulator TorR, with product MAYSVLVVDDEAVIRARLKGYFEKEGYRVVEAADGEQMWHEFNRQHIDLIMLDINLPGVDGLSLTRELRSRSHVGIILVSGRDESIDKIVGLEMGADDYVTKPFELRELLVRVKNLLWRISLVKQAEQALVQELSEPDDVMSFEGYRLELNSRKLRQGEELIKLTKAEFELLTAFALHPQQVLSRERLMQQTSHRNQDVNDRTIDVIIRRLRNKLNPELFVTVHGEGYLFAAKVDD from the coding sequence ATGGCCTATAGTGTGCTCGTTGTCGATGATGAAGCGGTTATTCGTGCTCGATTGAAAGGGTATTTTGAAAAAGAAGGTTACCGCGTTGTCGAGGCGGCCGATGGCGAGCAGATGTGGCACGAGTTTAATCGTCAACATATTGATTTAATTATGTTAGACATTAACCTGCCCGGAGTAGATGGTTTAAGCTTAACCCGTGAGTTACGTAGCCGCTCCCATGTGGGGATTATCTTAGTCTCGGGCCGTGATGAATCGATTGATAAAATCGTCGGTCTGGAGATGGGCGCCGATGATTATGTGACTAAGCCCTTCGAGCTGCGGGAGCTATTGGTTAGGGTTAAAAACCTACTGTGGCGGATTTCTCTGGTAAAACAAGCCGAACAAGCGCTGGTGCAGGAATTATCCGAGCCCGATGATGTGATGAGTTTTGAAGGCTATCGGCTTGAATTAAACAGCCGTAAGCTGCGCCAAGGGGAGGAGCTTATCAAGCTCACTAAGGCCGAATTTGAGTTATTAACCGCCTTTGCGTTGCATCCGCAGCAGGTACTTTCCCGCGAGCGCTTAATGCAGCAAACCAGTCATCGTAATCAGGATGTGAATGACAGAACCATAGATGTCATCATCCGTCGCCTGCGTAATAAGCTTAATCCCGAACTCTTTGTCACTGTCCATGGTGAAGGCTATTTGTTTGCCGCTAAGGTGGATGATTAA
- the torT gene encoding TMAO reductase system periplasmic protein TorT, protein MEKFWQALLTLTTFGLSCLSAAGANSQTWPLEQRHPFNAKIQQAQALDYHPLSKAQQAWRICALVPHLKDAYWIGIDYGLIQQAKHLGVSLDLFEAGSYYHQDKQLEQLSACMKGDYDAILLGAVSPNLLEQFSEPLTKPVLALVNKLNAEQVQTHIGVNWYQMGLSAGNFIKADAKAHTPSQPTTLALLAGPENLGGTDLVEQGIRHALEGSNVSISAIQHADNNRNLYRDQLQILLKAQRPDYILGSAVAIEAAVSTLKQKQLTQDIKLVSSYLSPAILRGLKRQKVVYSNDDLVVLQGKLAIDVTVKQLEGAAPFGDIGPAIVERTTLQNTLSDLSFSLTEADFYPLYQVRP, encoded by the coding sequence ATGGAAAAATTTTGGCAAGCTTTGCTCACACTCACCACTTTTGGCCTGTCATGTTTATCTGCAGCTGGTGCCAACAGCCAAACTTGGCCATTAGAGCAACGCCATCCCTTTAATGCCAAGATTCAACAGGCGCAGGCACTCGATTATCATCCCCTTAGTAAAGCACAACAGGCTTGGCGCATTTGTGCCTTAGTCCCCCACCTGAAGGATGCCTATTGGATTGGCATCGACTACGGCCTGATCCAACAGGCGAAACACCTCGGTGTGTCGCTGGATCTGTTCGAAGCGGGCAGCTACTACCATCAAGATAAACAGCTCGAGCAATTAAGCGCCTGCATGAAGGGAGATTACGACGCAATTTTGCTTGGCGCCGTGAGCCCTAATCTGCTCGAACAGTTTTCTGAGCCGCTAACCAAACCCGTGCTCGCCCTAGTGAATAAGCTCAATGCTGAGCAAGTGCAGACCCATATCGGCGTTAACTGGTATCAAATGGGGCTAAGTGCTGGCAATTTTATTAAGGCGGATGCCAAAGCGCATACGCCCAGCCAGCCGACCACCTTGGCCCTCTTAGCGGGCCCTGAAAACCTCGGCGGCACAGATTTAGTCGAACAAGGCATTCGCCATGCCCTCGAGGGCAGCAATGTCAGCATCAGTGCGATTCAGCATGCAGATAACAATCGCAATCTCTACCGCGATCAATTACAGATACTGCTTAAGGCCCAGCGCCCCGACTATATTCTCGGCAGTGCGGTGGCGATAGAAGCCGCTGTCAGTACCCTCAAACAAAAACAGCTGACGCAAGACATCAAGCTGGTGAGCAGTTACTTATCCCCCGCGATTCTGCGCGGCTTAAAACGACAAAAAGTGGTCTACAGCAATGATGACTTGGTCGTGTTACAGGGCAAACTCGCCATCGATGTCACGGTAAAACAACTCGAAGGCGCCGCGCCTTTTGGCGATATAGGTCCTGCTATCGTTGAGCGCACGACCTTACAAAATACCTTATCGGATCTTAGCTTTAGTCTCACCGAAGCGGATTTTTACCCCCTGTATCAAGTGCGCCCCTGA
- the torS gene encoding TMAO reductase system sensor histidine kinase/response regulator TorS — protein MAPLSLSRSSLTGRLMLAFGVLGVLLLLLVSLGSLSLHWLKQADSYLYEESLPASQAARQLVQASNALSDGVTQLGQVEDERQREFIGRKLSLESATMLNSIKVLLTLDVNEDNHLSVLAGQIIEQLTLLGKSVGQRITLGDELQLRARELSVAAGRASELLQSELAVVDSAILAKLSQAYPDMAGDKRSGQLLDDVIERELDVQEQLNRALKLVHQIALLSQLFEASELQSELQLSVPRLLATFASTAPSHPMAQNHPNHPDHPKQGTAIELATTEAPAAEVGIDLMALTTVAELIRDPGRLNALKAELALLLHTPKIIKLQRELSQSLQRQQRQQQELAEKLYSLNTLVDSALNQQQQRAELARSDYLMQLSYARLGLWGTGILMLVIMAVVVYRVIYRGIALRLNQATEAMSRLSLGDTNVSLDAHGDDELTAMANAIEAFKRKTAHNLKLQTDLRQVADELTEHKKALEQTVAMRTQELAEANLRLDAEAKGHAKARIVAEEASQAKSQFLATMSHEIRTPLNGLLGTLTLLGHSQLPPSQQQMLALSQYSGTLLQTVLSDILDFSRLEQGNLTNEPRPTDINALLDEVLAIMVAGANLAGLSLRLNRPQLPACIQIDGPKLRQVLFNLIGNGIKFTPEGGVSLNVSVRGDKLTFVVADTGVGIAPEVREQLFMPYCVLPNQGRSRGTGLGLAICKQLVELMDAQGPGIWVKSEPGKGSEFGFELSFTQCDRALDTQTQVQKRVNPQRVLVIEDNKVNAMVAQGFLAHLGHSSSLVISCQQALAHVSGDKAFDSVMLDIQLSDGSGLTLLPQLKALFANDKVKFAAFTAQMQTEDLSLYREAGFDTVLAKPLSLQTLTEWLGVARVPASMPTSLGESSPQSLQSPSQAEPTRQSHQAETLLDLNQLQQDLEVLGVKAVSDMLALYRTSSAEQIERLSALSAVAHFSEGAKLLHALKGSSASMGLKALTQCCQQWEKTLNTTGENGLDSKAVAELTTCWQASITALEQWLATQASNTGLDARD, from the coding sequence GTGGCGCCTTTATCTTTATCGCGAAGTAGTTTAACCGGCAGACTCATGCTCGCCTTCGGCGTGCTTGGGGTATTGCTGTTGCTACTGGTTAGCTTAGGTAGCCTGAGTTTGCATTGGCTCAAACAGGCCGACAGTTATCTGTATGAAGAATCCTTACCCGCCTCTCAAGCCGCGCGCCAATTAGTGCAGGCCTCTAATGCCTTATCCGATGGTGTGACCCAGTTAGGCCAAGTGGAGGATGAGCGGCAGCGGGAATTTATCGGCCGTAAGCTCAGCCTTGAAAGCGCCACAATGTTAAATAGCATCAAAGTGTTACTGACATTGGATGTGAACGAAGATAATCATTTATCCGTATTAGCAGGGCAAATCATCGAGCAATTAACCTTATTGGGTAAGAGCGTGGGCCAGCGTATTACCTTAGGCGATGAGTTACAGCTTAGGGCCCGCGAATTATCGGTTGCCGCAGGCCGCGCCTCTGAGTTATTGCAATCCGAATTGGCGGTTGTCGACTCGGCGATTTTGGCAAAACTCAGCCAAGCCTATCCGGATATGGCGGGGGATAAGCGCAGTGGCCAATTACTCGATGATGTGATTGAGCGAGAGTTAGATGTGCAGGAGCAGCTCAACCGCGCACTCAAGTTAGTGCATCAAATTGCGCTGCTCAGTCAGTTATTTGAGGCATCCGAATTACAGTCCGAACTGCAATTGAGTGTTCCCCGTTTATTGGCCACCTTTGCCAGCACTGCACCATCCCACCCCATGGCGCAGAATCATCCAAATCATCCAGATCATCCAAAGCAAGGGACGGCTATCGAGCTGGCAACCACTGAGGCGCCAGCGGCAGAGGTGGGTATCGATTTAATGGCGCTCACCACAGTGGCTGAGCTTATCCGCGACCCCGGCAGGCTCAATGCGCTAAAGGCGGAGCTGGCACTCCTTCTTCATACCCCAAAAATCATTAAATTACAGCGAGAACTGAGTCAAAGCCTGCAGCGCCAACAGCGTCAGCAGCAGGAGTTAGCGGAAAAACTCTATAGCCTCAACACGCTGGTGGACAGTGCGCTTAATCAACAGCAACAGCGGGCGGAGCTGGCGCGCAGTGATTACTTAATGCAGTTGTCTTACGCCCGTTTGGGGCTGTGGGGCACGGGCATATTAATGTTGGTTATCATGGCGGTCGTGGTCTATCGAGTGATTTATCGCGGTATTGCCTTGAGGTTAAATCAGGCGACCGAGGCCATGTCGCGCTTAAGTTTAGGGGACACCAATGTGAGCCTCGATGCCCACGGCGACGATGAATTGACCGCCATGGCCAATGCTATCGAGGCATTTAAGCGAAAAACCGCCCATAACCTGAAATTGCAGACGGATTTACGCCAGGTCGCCGATGAGCTGACCGAGCATAAAAAGGCCCTCGAACAAACCGTGGCCATGCGCACGCAGGAATTGGCGGAAGCTAACCTGCGCCTCGATGCGGAGGCCAAAGGCCACGCTAAGGCAAGAATCGTTGCCGAGGAGGCGAGTCAGGCAAAATCCCAATTCTTGGCGACCATGAGCCATGAAATCCGCACCCCACTCAATGGCTTACTCGGGACGCTCACCCTGCTCGGCCATAGTCAGTTACCGCCCTCGCAGCAACAGATGCTCGCGTTGTCGCAATACAGCGGCACGCTGCTGCAAACCGTGCTGAGCGATATTCTCGATTTCTCCCGCCTCGAGCAGGGTAATTTAACCAATGAGCCGCGGCCAACGGATATCAACGCCCTGCTCGATGAAGTGCTGGCGATTATGGTGGCGGGCGCCAATTTAGCGGGATTGAGCCTAAGGCTGAATCGTCCCCAGTTACCCGCGTGTATTCAGATTGATGGCCCTAAGCTGAGGCAAGTGTTGTTTAACTTGATTGGTAACGGCATTAAATTCACCCCCGAAGGCGGCGTGAGTCTCAATGTCAGCGTACGAGGCGATAAGTTGACCTTTGTGGTGGCCGATACCGGCGTGGGGATTGCGCCCGAGGTGCGCGAGCAATTATTTATGCCTTACTGCGTATTGCCTAATCAGGGGCGCAGCCGTGGGACAGGCTTAGGGCTTGCCATCTGCAAACAGTTAGTTGAACTGATGGATGCACAGGGGCCAGGCATTTGGGTCAAGAGCGAGCCAGGCAAGGGCAGTGAGTTTGGTTTTGAGCTGAGCTTTACCCAGTGTGATAGGGCATTAGATACGCAAACTCAGGTGCAAAAACGGGTTAATCCCCAACGGGTGTTAGTGATTGAAGACAACAAGGTCAATGCCATGGTCGCGCAGGGATTTTTGGCGCATTTAGGCCACAGTTCCAGTTTGGTCATCAGTTGTCAGCAGGCGCTGGCGCATGTCAGTGGCGATAAGGCATTCGATTCCGTGATGCTCGATATTCAGCTGAGTGATGGCTCGGGACTCACGCTATTACCCCAGTTAAAGGCGTTATTCGCCAATGACAAGGTGAAGTTTGCCGCCTTTACCGCGCAGATGCAGACGGAGGATCTTAGCCTGTATCGGGAGGCGGGGTTTGATACTGTGTTAGCTAAACCCTTGAGCCTGCAAACCCTGACTGAATGGTTGGGTGTTGCGCGTGTGCCTGCTTCAATGCCGACTTCACTAGGCGAGTCATCGCCGCAATCACTTCAATCACCGAGTCAGGCAGAACCTACCCGCCAGAGCCATCAAGCTGAAACCTTGTTAGATCTTAACCAGTTACAGCAAGATCTTGAGGTTTTAGGCGTGAAAGCCGTGAGTGATATGTTGGCGCTCTATCGCACCTCCAGTGCCGAGCAAATTGAGCGACTCTCGGCGCTAAGCGCTGTGGCGCATTTCAGCGAAGGCGCAAAACTATTGCATGCGCTTAAGGGCAGCAGTGCCAGCATGGGGCTAAAAGCACTGACCCAGTGTTGTCAGCAGTGGGAGAAAACACTCAACACCACAGGGGAAAATGGATTGGATAGCAAAGCCGTGGCTGAATTAACCACCTGCTGGCAGGCGTCGATAACAGCGCTTGAGCAGTGGCTTGCAACACAGGCTAGCAACACTGGATTAGATGCACGGGATTAG
- the torD gene encoding molecular chaperone TorD, giving the protein MSNVDINHARALVYQLLSSLFAREIDEQRLKQLTSEQAQQFWTQLGYAPEFSAPVASIQKVLNGLTSDEALLELAADYCGLFLVGTKHSASPYASLYLSPEEEPLLFGQQHQQMSEFLHQSKLQVQSHFPEPADHLAVILAYMGHLTCHSEDAAQLSFLNACIDSWLAKFVAKVVECDSKHSNGFYSALATLTLAWVQQDKQQLEQAMH; this is encoded by the coding sequence ATGAGCAATGTCGATATCAATCATGCCAGAGCCTTAGTGTATCAGCTGCTGTCTTCTCTGTTTGCCCGTGAAATTGATGAGCAGCGCCTTAAGCAACTCACCAGTGAGCAAGCGCAGCAATTCTGGACACAACTGGGTTATGCGCCCGAGTTTAGTGCACCAGTCGCCAGCATACAGAAGGTGCTGAATGGCTTAACGAGCGATGAAGCCTTGCTCGAACTTGCCGCCGATTATTGCGGTTTATTCCTCGTAGGCACAAAGCACAGCGCGTCGCCCTATGCCAGCCTGTACTTGAGCCCCGAGGAAGAACCCTTGCTATTTGGGCAGCAGCATCAACAAATGAGCGAGTTTTTACACCAGAGCAAACTGCAAGTGCAGAGTCACTTCCCTGAACCTGCCGATCACTTAGCCGTGATCCTCGCCTATATGGGACACTTAACTTGTCACAGTGAAGATGCTGCCCAGTTAAGCTTCCTAAATGCTTGTATAGACTCTTGGTTAGCCAAGTTTGTCGCCAAGGTCGTTGAGTGCGATAGCAAACACAGCAATGGCTTTTACAGCGCTCTCGCCACACTCACCCTCGCTTGGGTGCAGCAAGATAAACAGCAGTTAGAACAGGCAATGCATTGA